In a single window of the Olivibacter sp. SDN3 genome:
- a CDS encoding energy transducer TonB: MLGSKLDIFKTQWLDLVFAGRNKAYGAYDLRAVSSKYTARALLIGVLLFVGLVTSPMIIKAIRGDQVDDAPEEIIETEVVLSEPPPVNEEEPPPPPPVEPPPPRVDQVRMPPMKVVPAEEVRDEEPPTVEDLKKADPGPKTIAGDPTADIRIDMPVGEGPKDAQVTEEGSGVMDFNAVEVQPTFPGGMQEFYKWVGKNYNYPQMAKEQGVNGSIHVSFVVERDGSLTDIKVLRDLKYGTGEEAVRMLKASPKWKPGIQNGRPVRVSYSLPIKLNLQGM, from the coding sequence ATGTTAGGGTCTAAATTAGATATATTTAAAACACAATGGCTTGATCTCGTCTTCGCTGGACGAAATAAAGCCTACGGTGCTTATGATCTACGTGCAGTCTCCTCTAAATATACCGCAAGAGCACTGCTGATAGGTGTGCTTCTGTTCGTAGGATTGGTGACTTCACCTATGATTATAAAGGCCATAAGGGGAGATCAAGTGGATGATGCTCCTGAAGAAATTATTGAAACCGAAGTGGTATTATCAGAACCACCTCCAGTAAATGAGGAAGAACCACCTCCGCCGCCTCCGGTGGAGCCGCCACCCCCACGTGTTGACCAAGTAAGGATGCCTCCGATGAAGGTGGTGCCTGCGGAAGAGGTACGTGACGAGGAACCTCCAACGGTGGAAGATCTGAAGAAGGCAGATCCGGGTCCAAAAACAATTGCAGGAGATCCTACAGCTGATATTCGGATCGATATGCCTGTAGGAGAAGGACCAAAGGATGCGCAGGTAACGGAAGAAGGTTCTGGTGTGATGGATTTCAACGCAGTAGAGGTTCAGCCTACTTTCCCTGGGGGGATGCAAGAGTTCTATAAATGGGTAGGTAAAAACTATAACTATCCGCAAATGGCAAAAGAACAGGGTGTAAATGGTTCAATACACGTGTCTTTCGTAGTAGAACGTGATGGTTCTTTAACTGATATTAAAGTGTTACGTGACTTGAAGTACGGAACCGGAGAAGAGGCTGTGAGGATGTTAAAGGCCTCCCCAAAATGGAAGCCGGGCATACAGAATGGGCGTCCCGTGCGTGTATCCTATTCATTGCCTATCAAGTTGAATCTTCAAGGAATGTAA